A DNA window from Castanea sativa cultivar Marrone di Chiusa Pesio chromosome 7, ASM4071231v1 contains the following coding sequences:
- the LOC142643527 gene encoding uncharacterized protein LOC142643527 isoform X2 gives MWRGGGGGGGVGGCDIYWGRKEKSESRGIAVIFAWASIQDRHLRTYVDLYASLRWNSLVCHADFLNAFYPERAMSLAFVVLNELVEELRINLCPLVFVAFSGGPKACMYKLFQVINGTCEGQMYALVRNCVSGHIYDSSPLDFTSDLGAQFALHPSILKMPGSSKLVSWVAKGIASGLDALYLTRFEAQRVEYWQALYSSVNLGAPFLIICSEKDELAPYQIICNFAQRLQDLGGDVKLVKLNGSPHIGHYKHYSIQYRAAVTNLLDKAVSVFSQRIRILGERTGTEGMHDKISELIWDLQKVAVDSNQSLRRVALGPSDHFFLPSSAESHNDRDSSLQDEQKERAIYLPNPPSINAHSVLGQILFDVCVPKNVEGWDIKFGGTVNGQPFASARRHSPFNGIKCNRRSRL, from the exons ATGTGgcgcggcggcggcggcggcggtggtGTTGGTGGTTGTGATATCTATTGGGGAAGGAAGGAGAAATCTGAATCCAGAGGAATCGCTGTGATCTTCGCTTGGGCTTCGATCCAGGACCGCCATTTGAGGACCTACGTCGATTTGTACGCCTCTCTCCGATGGAATTCCCTCGTTTGCCATGCCGATTTTCTCAATGC ATTTTATCCTGAGAGAGCTATGTCATTAGCGTTTGTTGTTCTCAATGAGCTTGTTGAG GAGCTAAGGATTAATTTATGCCCATTAGTGTTTGTAGCCTTTTCTGGTGGTCCTAAAGCTTGCATGTACAAGCTTTTTCAG GTTATTAATGGAACATGTGAGGGTCAGATGTATGCG TTGGTCAGAAATTGTGTTTCTGGACACATATATGATTCTAGTCCACTAGATTTTACAAGTGATTTGGGTGCACAATTTGCTTTACACCCCTCCATCCTAAAAATGCCTGGATCATCGAAACTTGTTTCTTGGGTGGCAAAAGGCATTGCTTCTGGTCTGGATGCACTATATCTTACAAGGTTTGAAGCCCAACGTGTTGAGTATTGGCAGGCTTTGTACTCCTCCGTC AACTTGGGTGCACCTTTTCTCATCATATGCTCAGAGAAGGATGAGCTTGCACCATACCAAATTATTTGCAATTTCGCTCAACGCTTACAAGATCTTGGGGGGGATGTTAAGCTTGTGAAACTGAATGGTTCCCCTCATATAG GTCATTACAAGCATTATTCAATCCAATATAGGGCTGCTGTGACTAACTTGCTTGACAAGGCAGTTTCGGTTTTTTCCCAAAGAATTCGAATACTGGGAGAAAGAACCGGCACAGAAGGTATGCATGATAAGATATCTGAGTTAATCTGGGACCTCCAGAAAGTGGCAGTTGACTCAAACCAGAGCCTAAGAAGAGTAGCACTAGGGCCAAGTGACCACTTCTTCTTGCCAAGTTCAGCAGAGTCTCACAATGATAGAGATTCCTCTTTACAAGATgaacaaaaagagagagcaaTTTATTTGCCTAACCCCCCAAGCATTAATGCACATAGTGTACTTGGCCAAATCCTCTTTGATGTTTGTGTTCCCAAGAATGTGGAAGGTTGGGATATTAAATTTGGAGGCACTGTAAATGGGCAGCCATTTGCTTCTGCTCGAAGACATTCTCCTTTCAATGGTATTAAATGCAATCGTCGGTCAAGACTATAA
- the LOC142643527 gene encoding uncharacterized protein LOC142643527 isoform X1, with protein sequence MWRGGGGGGGVGGCDIYWGRKEKSESRGIAVIFAWASIQDRHLRTYVDLYASLRWNSLVCHADFLNAFYPERAMSLAFVVLNELVEELRINLCPLVFVAFSGGPKACMYKLFQVINGTCEGQMYAGGYQLVRNCVSGHIYDSSPLDFTSDLGAQFALHPSILKMPGSSKLVSWVAKGIASGLDALYLTRFEAQRVEYWQALYSSVNLGAPFLIICSEKDELAPYQIICNFAQRLQDLGGDVKLVKLNGSPHIGHYKHYSIQYRAAVTNLLDKAVSVFSQRIRILGERTGTEGMHDKISELIWDLQKVAVDSNQSLRRVALGPSDHFFLPSSAESHNDRDSSLQDEQKERAIYLPNPPSINAHSVLGQILFDVCVPKNVEGWDIKFGGTVNGQPFASARRHSPFNGIKCNRRSRL encoded by the exons ATGTGgcgcggcggcggcggcggcggtggtGTTGGTGGTTGTGATATCTATTGGGGAAGGAAGGAGAAATCTGAATCCAGAGGAATCGCTGTGATCTTCGCTTGGGCTTCGATCCAGGACCGCCATTTGAGGACCTACGTCGATTTGTACGCCTCTCTCCGATGGAATTCCCTCGTTTGCCATGCCGATTTTCTCAATGC ATTTTATCCTGAGAGAGCTATGTCATTAGCGTTTGTTGTTCTCAATGAGCTTGTTGAG GAGCTAAGGATTAATTTATGCCCATTAGTGTTTGTAGCCTTTTCTGGTGGTCCTAAAGCTTGCATGTACAAGCTTTTTCAG GTTATTAATGGAACATGTGAGGGTCAGATGTATGCG GGCGGCTATCAGTTGGTCAGAAATTGTGTTTCTGGACACATATATGATTCTAGTCCACTAGATTTTACAAGTGATTTGGGTGCACAATTTGCTTTACACCCCTCCATCCTAAAAATGCCTGGATCATCGAAACTTGTTTCTTGGGTGGCAAAAGGCATTGCTTCTGGTCTGGATGCACTATATCTTACAAGGTTTGAAGCCCAACGTGTTGAGTATTGGCAGGCTTTGTACTCCTCCGTC AACTTGGGTGCACCTTTTCTCATCATATGCTCAGAGAAGGATGAGCTTGCACCATACCAAATTATTTGCAATTTCGCTCAACGCTTACAAGATCTTGGGGGGGATGTTAAGCTTGTGAAACTGAATGGTTCCCCTCATATAG GTCATTACAAGCATTATTCAATCCAATATAGGGCTGCTGTGACTAACTTGCTTGACAAGGCAGTTTCGGTTTTTTCCCAAAGAATTCGAATACTGGGAGAAAGAACCGGCACAGAAGGTATGCATGATAAGATATCTGAGTTAATCTGGGACCTCCAGAAAGTGGCAGTTGACTCAAACCAGAGCCTAAGAAGAGTAGCACTAGGGCCAAGTGACCACTTCTTCTTGCCAAGTTCAGCAGAGTCTCACAATGATAGAGATTCCTCTTTACAAGATgaacaaaaagagagagcaaTTTATTTGCCTAACCCCCCAAGCATTAATGCACATAGTGTACTTGGCCAAATCCTCTTTGATGTTTGTGTTCCCAAGAATGTGGAAGGTTGGGATATTAAATTTGGAGGCACTGTAAATGGGCAGCCATTTGCTTCTGCTCGAAGACATTCTCCTTTCAATGGTATTAAATGCAATCGTCGGTCAAGACTATAA